The Megalopta genalis isolate 19385.01 chromosome 8, iyMegGena1_principal, whole genome shotgun sequence sequence GTAAAACGTGTTATGGAACAGATCGTTTCTTCGGTGTCCGCGAAAACTGTGTCGAATCGGCGCAAGGAACGGATGGAGGTTAAATTGATCTGAATGGGCGAAGTCGAAAAAAATGAATATTCGAAGCAGCTCCGTGATCTGTTTAAGAAAGCCCGGGAAAATCGTTAAAGAAATCACAGCGGACGGGTAAACGGTTGCTAATGAAAGCGTTGTAAATCGGTGGCTTAAAAATGACAAACTTGACTACGCGACGCCAAGAAATTCCTCTGCCGAGCATTTCCCAGTTAACTGGATTATCTGAAGCCATCAACGGGACTTAGCCTCCGCGTCACCATCTTCTCCAGCGGACTCCTCGTCCCCGATATCATCTGTGCTTAGCGAGCCTCTGCTATATCGTCACCTCCACGATCAAGTCCCGCTGATGGGTTCTCATAATCTACTTATCAAAGAGATAGCCAAGAGAAAACTTGCTTGCGGTCGGGGGCGTCAAGCGGGCTTCGAAGCAGTCATCTTGACGAACCGACTGGAAGAAGACCATTACCACCCAACTCTAGCAACTTCCTAGCAGCGATTCCGTATTCTAGTGGTCCGCCATATTTCCCCGCGGAACATATTATCAAACCGCTTCCGGTACTCTATGGGCTGCCACGCAGCCGTAAACCGCGGGAACTGCCTCGTTAACACGTTCACTGCTAAGCGTatttcgttagttttgcctCGTGTGTCGAAGTGACATTGTCTactgtttgaattataatagtGGGTTTCTATCTCTGCACACAACTTCGAATCGCAAAATCGGAATAGAAATTGCTGTGCTCTGATTGGCACGCGAATCACTGCTGGATACGTAGTAAAATACAAATTGGAATGCAACTGCTTGCATTGAGGTTAGGAAAATGCTCAGGAATAGGACCCAGTGCTGTTATGCAGGGCgtttcataattatgttaacacccggaaaggggtgattcccgaggtcattcgaagtaattttttctttagcgaaaatacaatccgctgctttgtttacgagttattaacgaaaaacactgaccaataagaggcgccgcctcgcggcagccaagccaatgagcggatcGGAGCATCGTCTGAACTTCGTTGAGTTACATTTGTAGAACCAAGTTCTGTTTCTTAGCTGTGAGAccaaaaataaataatcattactattactattatttattatgtattatataatatatcatttttGGTCTCACAGCTAAGAAACAGAACGTGGTTCTACAAATTTCAAAattcatataatatttatttttaatatatatataaatatatattaaaaataaatattttttgaattttgaaatataatatatatattataatatatattataatatatattattatatattactattactatatttattattactattattactatattattataatataaaaatattaggcAATTTAAACAGTTATAATTGAATGAAGAAGTTCCatggcaatttttatttatgtttttattTATACTTAGACCGAAGGTTATGTTATATCCAAGTGGATGCTTGAAATTGCAATAGACAACAAAATAACAGTTCTGTAATGGTCCTGATGGGAACCGTTACGGAGAAATAAAACGATGTTATAACCGTAAATGGATGAAAATGATGAATGAGGCAAGAtaaactggcgcgaggcggttgAGCCGATGAGTGGAATTGAGCTTCATGCACTCGTTGACTGGGCTGGCTCGCGGCAGCCggactcgcctctcattggtcagcgtttttcgttaataactcgtaaccAAAGTTGCGAATTGGATTTTCGcttaggaaaaagttacttcgaatgactttAGGAATCACTCCTTCccggatgttaacataattatggaacaccctgtattgtTCCGCCAGTCAGCTATGACTAGGCTGGTGGGTTTTTGTGCCGAaagaaaattgtctgcatcgattgcagaaCAGATGAGTCGAGTATAAtttccttcctttctttctttctttaataatttgaataagttgTAATTAGTACACAAATATTCTTAGCtgcatttaatattttcaatgttcctGGCTTCAGCCACCCGTTTTtgctataaatgtataaaattcacGGTCCAGCCGTCACCACTATGACATCACAGGAAACTTCAGATCCGAACAATAGGCAGTCGTGGACAAGTACATGTAGACCTTTTTTAACACGTTGGGTGCCGCATCGGTCACAAACGAGTGACACGAATTTTTAAGTAAATTTCtgaattcttttttattgtGATATATTCAAAGAAACTGAATGTCGCTAGGATTTCTGGGctgcaaacgagttaaattaattaattttactaaattaaataaattaattaagttTACCACGGTAAACTTATTTAACTAAGTACATGTAGACCTTTTTTAACACGTTGGGCGCCGCATCGGTCACAAACGAGTGACACGAATTTTTAAGTAAATTTCTGAATTCTATTTTATCGTGATATATTCAAAGAAACTGAATGTCGCTAGGATTTCTGGGctgcaaacgagttaaattaattaattttactaaattaaataaattaattaagttTACCACGGTAAACTTGTTTAACTAGTTTAAATTTAGTCTAACTTCAGTAACTTTAGTTTAACTAGTTTCGGATTCATTAATTGAAGGCTTTTAATATTGTGGGAAATTTTGGAATCGATATTCGACGGCAGTTAACGTGTCGAGAAGGTATAATTTCTGTAAAATTGAacgaaacgatttgaatttttctgGGATCATGGAATGGCTAGTTTGCTATACACAATGCATGCAGAAACTTTTGCGAACACTACAAGCATTTCGATTGTCCGGTGTTCTTCGTTAGTGGCTGATTAACAGAACTACGAAAAAATTTTTTCGCTGAGAAAAAAgtcacttcaaatgaccccaggaattaCTCCTTGGATGGGCTTGCAacattgtacagtaatttcttcccaattcgcgctcagattgcgcacaaaaatggacaattttagaaaaggagatacgattattcgagccttgcgtctcgtttttatagttgtcgacaatcggtattTATgatcccaaatcgtccatttttgtacacaatctgaacgcgaattagggagtatTTATTGCACTTGAGACAACGTGTATACATATTTTTCCATAATTGTAGATCCCCACAGCACTGAAAGCTGTCAAGTACCCGAGACACCTGTTCTATATCCTGTTCGTTCCACAGAGAATCGGTTGCCGGTGTCGGCTTACAATTACAAGACAAAGAATGCTTTCAGGGAAAGGATACAGTGGCATAAACGAAGAGATCATATGGATCAGCATCGGCATGGGGATCACGATCGCGGTGTTGATCACGATCGCGCTCTGCTACATCGCGCGGGAGAAGTGGCGGAAACGGCACGAGGGTTACTACACCTTCTGACGCACGCTCCCGCCGCCCTCGTGGGCCACCTGGTCCTACAAGCCCACGACGCCCGGCGTCTTCTTCAGCCCGACGACATCGAGAGGCAAGCCGAGGGCGTACTACATCACCGTCTAACGCGGGCGTCCGGTGACTAATGACTACGTTTCAGCTCGACCGGACTCGACGTTTCATGGCGGACGAAAAATCGACCGAAACCATTTGTCCTTCAAGCCTCCCCCTCGTCCTTCGTTCCTCTTGCCGCCGCTCTCGTCCGCGAACAGGATTTCAAACTCGAAAGAGGGATCGTCTAGATTCTGGAGTTGATCCGCGATGCACCGAACTGATTTATAGCCGACAGACGGAGTAGGTGGATTTTTGGCGGCGACTAGATTGACCTTGATTTGCAAGTAAATTGTCAATTAGTGCCGCTGGTAACAGTAGATTTCTTTTATGAGAGCAGTCCCTGCCAAAAGATTGAGACCGTTCAGTCGAATTGATTGTTATGGTTCAGGTGTGCGTTGAAAGAGCTGTGTCAGAGACGAGTTCTAACATAAAGATTTCATTAAAACCGCGAGGAACGTTGGAAGTTATGGTCCGAATTCTTTTTCTACCGGAGGCTGTGCAACAGCTGAACCGTTCATGCATAATTCATCAATTAGTAACGCTGCGAGTATTTTATATTCCCAAGACACATGGTGGTTCTCAACCTGGCCGCTGCCACAAACTGTGCTATCCTCGCCTAAATAATAAATCGGCCAAAAAAAGAATGCTCGAATATTCGACGAAAACGGATGTACCTATTAGATGCAGTGGTTATTTAAGGCAATAGTTTATTGATCCTATTACGCTACGGGAAAGATGAACATTGCCAGCACATGCTTCTTGAGAGATGTCTTTTCCAAAGGTCGTCCGAAGGTCAGCGCATTGTACATTTCCATTGGCTCTAATATTACACTGATCAAGCTACGTCGTCCGATTTGAAAAAGAAgggtgtacagggtgtcccaaaattattgtacgagcgagAAATGGAacgttcttgaggtcatttgaagtaactttttccttagcgaaaatgcaatccgcggcttcgtttacgagttattaacaaaaaaacactgacaaatgagaggcgagctcggctgacacgcggcggtccagccaaccagcgcacgaagtccagttccgctcattggctcggctgcttcgcgccagccgggctcgcctctcattggtcactgtttttcgttaataactcgcaaacgaaaccgcggattgcattttcgccaaggaaaaagttacttcaaacgacctgagGAACCCCTCACTTCTCGCTTGTAGAACAATTTTGGGACTCCTTGTATAATGTATTGACTATAGCGTGACCCTCGGGAAGGCTTGTACacatcaaataaaatataacgaaCCTCTTTTGAAATTACGTCGTTATATCTCAATTTTTCGACGTGCGTTCTATAGCAAAATCCGACATTATACGTCGGTGGACAGTGTGACAAGAAGAATCTGTGACCTCGACGGCTGCGCAGGATTATCTCGTTCGGGAAGGGGATTATTTCAGCGTTTTTCTACGGCATGCATTAcggggaacaaatgattaatgtCTTTCTTGGTTCGGAGGTATGAAATTACGCGCGGGATGTAGCTTAAATGATTCCAGAGACACTGAATTTACGTGGTAATACTGTTCGACAACCTTTTAATCATCttcgaatttgtaaagtttttctGTTACGTTTTTCGATGGGGAAATAAGTTGGCGCAATTTAGATGTAGTCTCCGCTTCGAGCTTTGACTAAACGCGTTTCCGTATTCATAATGTAATACCGAACTATTCTATCTCGTTCGACGAAGTTCAGAGAACGCTATTATGTAAGTTAGAACGATGTAATCATTATCGGGAAGTCGCAAGAGGTCTTCGACGTTGATAATTTGCATGGAAATTGATTTTCTCGTGATCCGTACATTAGAATTGGAAAACAATTTCCAGATTTACATCCAACTTATGAAAACTATAATACCACGTATGCGCATGATTTCGTTTAACACTCGAACAGTGAAGATTTTTGACAGAAATACAAGTATGTACGCTTAGGATCatctataattttatttgtcaaaCTTCTGCAACATATTTTTCAATGTACTCCTCGTGGACAATTTTTTCTGCACAGACCTTAATGAAACGTGCGGAAAGTGAAATTTATTGTCAACAAgtcgaataacaatatttatactctgGACTGAAAGTTGATCACTTCAAATGTTTTAAGTCAAGAATACAAATTTTCACGTTTCATATTTGAACGTGTAACGACGCATACTGAAATCTCTGAGAACCCAGCAGCATTTTCTGTACACTGATTTCCGCTGCTacgttattaaatattattgcaaaAACGGAACTTCGAAACTTCCGTCGAGCACTTGTAGTTTGAGGTCGTGAACTGTCCATGCGAAAGCATTTGAAAGAGTTTCCACAGAATTTTCAAAAACGCTCCACTACGATGGAAGCCCGAGAAAAACACTTTGCAGAGTCCGAAAGTATTCATGAGGTTCACCTCGTTCGGATCAGTTAAATTGCACCCTACATGGTAAATCGTTTCCTCCGAAAAAGAACATCCCCGAGTGTTCCATTCCTCGTGACTCACCCCGTACCGAATAAAACAAAAATAGTTCGAAGCACATCGCGTTTACAAACAGAAAGGGTCCGTATGTTTCTTGACACATCGAAAAACACCTTGAGGGCGTTTaaccttaaccctttgcactcgaagccattttaactgtaaatctaaaatgatttttctgacctacgctgcttctattttgtataacagagcgcattttatacgtatgaaattgagtcttgtgacttataAAATAGttatacttttaataatttttcaaatctaaattttcttgatgtaagaattattttggaatgtgatataaacattttttagtggtgcctcggagccaccactcgagagcaaagg is a genomic window containing:
- the LOC117217707 gene encoding uncharacterized protein LOC117217707 isoform X2 — its product is MPVGGRVAGKVGIYSSHHNGKGYSGINEEIIWISIGMGITIAVLITIALCYIAREKWRKRHEGYYTF
- the LOC117217707 gene encoding uncharacterized protein LOC117217707 isoform X1, yielding MPVGGRVAGKVGIYSSHHNGNVNRERIQWHKRRDHMDQHRHGDHDRGVDHDRALLHRAGEVAETARGLLHLLTHAPAALVGHLVLQAHDARRLLQPDDIERQAEGVLHHRLTRASGD